In the Cydia fagiglandana chromosome 5, ilCydFagi1.1, whole genome shotgun sequence genome, one interval contains:
- the LOC134664724 gene encoding venom allergen 5.02-like, translating into MSKIFCHNYGLQLSCAQIKQFVDGHNVRRQRVARGVVPRQPTAANMIYMVWDEELAEKAARWAENGIFGHNPVKTVGSQRWGQIGENVFINTLPRPFYVPVIPNIEEALDSWFDEHANYGFEPYSLATPRPIGHYTQMVWAESTHVGCGISQKKENGWTTTLTVCNYAPT; encoded by the exons ATGTCCAAAATATTTTGCCATAATTACG GGTTGCAGCTGTCATGTGCGCAAATAAAACAGTTCGTGGACGGACATAACGTACGCCGGCAAAGGGTGGCGCGCGGCGTCGTGCCGCGCCAGCCTACGGCCGCCAACATGATATACATG gtGTGGGACGAAGAACTAGCAGAAAAAGCAGCGAGATGGGCTGAAAATGGAATCTTTGGCCATAATCCAGTTAAGACCGTTG GCTCACAAAGATGGGGCCAGATTGGTGAAAATGTCTTTATAAACACGTTGCCGAGGCCGTTCTATGTGCCAGTTATTCCGAATATCGAGGAAGCCCTGGACAGCTGGTTTGACGAGCACGCAAATTATGGATTTGAGCCATACAGCCTCGCTACGCCGCGACCTATTGGTCACTACACGCAA ATGGTGTGGGCCGAGTCTACCCATGTCGGCTGTGGGATCTCACAGAAGAAAGAGAACGGTTGGACCACTACGTTGACTGTTTGTAATTACGCCCCCACGTAA